Genomic window (Rosa chinensis cultivar Old Blush chromosome 6, RchiOBHm-V2, whole genome shotgun sequence):
tatacataaatacaggaaatttatacgtaaggcttacgccttacgcctcaaggcgaacgccttacgcctcaaggcaAACGCCTTGCTGAGGCTCTCCCAGCTACGcctcagcgttttaaaacattgaaaaaaacTCCTTCTTGGATTAgtcagtttttagatactaaAGAATGTGGAAGTTTCCATatagatgaaaaagaaaataatgtaTAGAAATTAGAAGCTGGTAAATCAGAGATGACTATTAATAATCCTCGGGGCAGAACAGAATACAAGTATACAACCATAGATTGAAAATATGACTAAATGAAGAATAACAATCCGGCCAACAGGCTAGGTATATAGTAACAAGCACTGATGTAATACTGGTAGCTAGGTACATGATTAAACATATATATGCCAAATGTATAGGTTCTGCCGACTGCCGAGACATCATGAGGAACTGTGCATGCACATCAAGGAAGGACGGTTTTGTCTTTCGGGAGGGTGGGCAATCCGGTCTTAGGGAGCTCGGGGAGATGAGGCAGTGGTGGTAAAGTTGGCAATTCAGGCTTAGGTAGTGTTGGTAACTCAGGCTTTGGCAAACTAGGGAAATTCGGAAGTGATGGGAGTTCGGGCTTCGGCAATGATGGCAGCTCCTCCTGCTTTGGCAATGGTGGAAGCTCGGGCAATGTTGGGAGATGGGGTTGTTCAGCTAACTTGAGGCCTTCAGGCTTTGGCAAAGTTGGTACATGGGGCAATGGTGGCAACTCGGGCTTAGGCAATGATGGCAATTCAGGCTTGGGCAAATGTGGCAGCTCTGGCTTTGGCAGTTGTGGAAGCTCCGGCTTTGGCAATGGTGGCAGCTCGGGCTTCGGCAGCTGTGGCAGTTCAGGCTTTGGCAAGGTTGGAAGACTTGGAAGATGGGGCAATTCAGGCTTTGGAAGCTCAGGCACCTCAGGCAAGTGAGTCTCGAGAAGACAGCGAGCTCCTTGGACCAGTGTTTTGGAGCTCATAAGCGATAaggtgaaaagaaaaagtgGGAAGACAAAGGCTGGGAAGCGACGAGAGGCCATGTTCGGAGCTAAAGGTCAGTAAAGGATAAATGTAGGATGAATGAAAGTTGATTTTTCTTGGGAATCAAAACCAAGTATATATAGATGGAGGAATTACGGATAAGGTACGTGAAAAACTTTTGAGGTCTTAAAGTTTGGTCAAccaatcttttcaaaaaaaaagaaaaaaaggttggGTTAGCCAATACGAAAATTGGTGTTGTTAGTTCAACTATAGTACTGTACATGTACGTACTTAATTTTCAAGTTATCCCCCCCCACACCAAGTATATATAGATGGAGGAATTACGGATAAGGTACGTGAAAAACTTTTGAGGTCTTAAAGTTTGGTCAacaatcttttcaaaaaaaagaaaaaaaggttggGTTAGCCAATACGAAAATTGGTGTTGTTAGTTCAACTTCTGCAACTATACTACTGTACATGTACGTACTTAATTTTCAAgttattccccccccccctaacACACACACCAAGTATATATTGATGGAGGAATTACGGATAAGGTACGTGAAAAACTTTTGAGGTCTTAAAGTTTGGTCAAccaatcttttcaaaaaaaaaaaaaaggttgggtTAGCCAATTCGAAAATTGATGTTGTTACTTGTTAGTTCAGCTTCTGCAACTATAGTACTGTACATGTACGTACTTAATTTTCAAgttatccccccccccccccccccaaacaaATACCCTCTCGTGCAATGGAGGTTAGGCCACCAACCTACTCCATAAGCATCttatctcttctcttctcttcttatcAAAAAAACCTAAGCCATAAGCATTCTTGATCACCCATTGGAATTCGTCCAGATAAGTTTGTTCAATGCATTCACCATCTTTACCTACATACACTTTTACACACACCagccccctttcaaaaaaaaaaaaaaaaacatacactTCAATACACATTCATAATCGGAAAAAAATTTATGCACTGGCACTGCAAGTGACCCAGCACCTATTAGATGATCTCAACCTATTATATTTgtagtcaattttttttaataacaaaaaaacatCCAACCATCCATTCctgtttattttttataattttctgaTGCAGTAActattttagtaaaatattttaCATACTAAGTTTTTGTATTATTGACAAACTAAAAGCCATACACATGACATCATTTCAAACTATATAAAATTATGAACAACATAAATTGATGATAGAATTCAATGATAACTTTTCTTTGAATGATATTGAAGAGAATacaactcaatttttttttttaagaatagataatttcattacttatctaTGGCCAAAAGACACGTACATCAAATGCTGTCTCATACTAAAATTATAAgacaggtgaccctcactgttaacacatATGCTCACTTATTGAGCTAGGCCTCAttaaaaagcccgcggatcaagtgggccgatggaggcccgtcGACCCGAAGggccaaaagcccggcccggccagtCAAAAAGCCCtccttggtgggccgagggtGGGCCCGTCAAAAAGCCGGGCCAGGCCCACCAAAAGCccactaggcccggcccgtaaaagcccttAAACTATTAtacattttatatatatatatatatatatatgtatgttgatgtgctcatattttcttaattcttatatttctatgcctctttctcttggtatatatgtttagttctccttatttatggttcatttacgttagtttagtgtctttgtgtgtgtgtttcaaagaaagaagaaaagaagctaagctAAGCTAACTAACACAGAAACTattgtgcagaacacctaacttcgctgaattactgagaactgctcggatggaattaggagaTGTACGCTATATGCACGGAAAACCCCATGTGTCTAATTTCTGAGGAATATTACGGTTTGCGATTCTGACTtagaaggagttatggtaatttaagtgaaggcagttcagcttggactggaatctgcaacatcttttacaagttcatgtctagaacctaaCTTTGCTGAATTAATGGGAACTgctcggatggaattaggagctgtatctatatgcacggaaatccCCATGTATctagtttctgaggaattttacggtttgcaattcagacttttctagaaggagttatggcaatttaagttaAGGCAGTTCAGCTTAGACGGGAATCTGTAACATCTTTTATAAGTTCATGTCAAGAACCTAACTTctctgaattactgggaactgctcggatggaattaggagctgcaccctatatgcacggaaagctccatgtgtctagtttctgaagaacTTTACGATTTGCGATTCCGACTTtcctagaaggagttatggcaatttaagtgaagaaagttcagcttggacgggaatctacaacatcttttacaatatgcacggaaagccccatctagaaggcccagcacatatatttggaaatcttcagtatg
Coding sequences:
- the LOC112173637 gene encoding protein PELPK1, which produces MASRRFPAFVFPLFLFTLSLMSSKTLVQGARCLLETHLPEVPELPKPELPHLPSLPTLPKPELPQLPKPELPPLPKPELPQLPKPELPHLPKPELPSLPKPELPPLPHVPTLPKPEGLKLAEQPHLPTLPELPPLPKQEELPSLPKPELPSLPNFPSLPKPELPTLPKPELPTLPPLPHLPELPKTGLPTLPKDKTVLP